The Camelus dromedarius isolate mCamDro1 chromosome 8, mCamDro1.pat, whole genome shotgun sequence DNA segment TTATATCTATTCCTCAGAACAGATATTACTTGAGTTTCCATTGCCTAAGCATATTTTTAATCAGTTTCTATgtatcattttctatttctctttttctctagctGCTGTTTTACATGTTGGTAAGAATAAATCCAAAAGACAATTCACTACTAATTTTCCCAAGAATCCACCCAATCCAACAGTCTATGAAAAAATGACTTATATTCAAGTAATTTCAGCATGTTCAACACCTACTCAACAATcaggtctttgtttcttttcaatcCTGAAAATgtatattcctttaaaatttttacagatGGTTTTTGTCACTCTGAATCAGAATTCCTAAACAATGTTAAGCAGAtaagcaggattttttttccctttgatttttatCATTGATTGTTCAGTTGCTGTCCATTTAAACATTAATGAACAAAGACTATCTCCTGGCCCAGATGTAgctaaaagaaagggaaggaagtaagttggaacaagaaagaaaaaaacatgaccAACGCACTagaaattttttcaaacattGGAGCACTATTAAATTTTTCTACAtccatggaaaagaagaaattctggGCTTATTTTTCTACCTTCATATAAACCGTTCAGTACTTTTTCTAAAATGTGGCTTCCTCCTTAAACATTACAATAGCCAACAGGCCCGCCACATCTGCATCGCCTTTACGACTTCATTTCTTATGACTTTTCCTCTGCTCTTTCCACTCCAACTGCATCTGTGTATGCTAAGTATGCTGCCACCACcaggcctttgcacttactgtttcccctgcctggaatgctctttcctaGCCCCATATCCACAGTGCTTACTCCTTCAGCCCCTTCAGATCTTTGCTCAATCGCCACTTTCTCCCTGAAACCTTCCCTCACCAACATCTTTATAATAGCAAATCACCCTGCACTCCAACTatctctctgctttttctccacagcactgtCTGACATCTcaagttttatttgttctttatcGCCCACACTAGATGTTAACTCCAAACAAATAAGAGAGTAATAAAATCACAAATGCACAACTCACTACAGCTCTGTACCTATACTATTAACCAAAGTGAATGTGCTTCTGGGGGAACAGGAACTGACTTTACCTACAAGTCCCTTTTTCTGGCAAAACTGAATGATAAACCAGTCAGCGTTTTTTAAACTAATGGCCacacaataaaaaaacaaacaaacaaaactgtacATTGCTGTCCATTCATTTAACAGGCAAAGTCACTAGGATGGTGAAAAGTTATAACCGGTGTCTCTTCAGCTTTTTGATGATGAGCACTTTTTCTCAAAGTTTGAGAATTTAGTCTCTCTGCATAACCAGGGACAAAATGCAGAAGACTGTGAGGAGGTAGGGCCTGTcccttgtctgttttattcatcgTTACATTGGTAGGGCCTTGAACAACGTCTCGCTCTCAGCAGTTTTTAATAAAACTTGTTGAGTGAATGATTGAACTCGACGGGGACCAAAATTTTAGTGTATGGGCATTTGACATTTTCTGCTTAGACTCCTAATACCCACCCCATCTTTATTGGGATCTTATTACAGGAAGCACGGTTGGCGAGGGCACTTTCATATAATTGTGCATGGGAGTGTACACAGCTCTCTGCAAAGCTATTTGGCAATAGCTATCAATTTTCAATGTGTATACATTCTGAACCCCAAATTTCTCTAGATTTACTCATTGGAAATTATGGCACAAGCGCACAGCACTGCATCTGTGTTTGTTGAATCCAGACTTCAACTTAGGATGCAGAAGGCTGGAAAGAGCATCACTGCCACCCAATAAAAATAACGCTGAACAATCTCCTGTCATCTTAGTTAAAATGTAAATCAacagcaacaaccaaaaaaagttaATGGAGAGGCACGGGGACTCGGCGAAGGAAGTGCGGGTGGAGACTTAAGTCCCGAGGCCCAGCTACAAATTCCACCCTGAACGACCCCCGCGGGGTGCAAACCTCTTGCCGTGGCTCCTCAGCCCGCCGGCCGGGGCTCACTCAACTCTTCCAGAAGTTTCTGTTTGCTGAAGCTGGACTCCGCCTAGTCAGAGATCAGATTCACTTTCCAGTTTCCTTTTCCCGCGGAGGCCCTGCCTTTAACAAAGACGACCGCCCGCGCGCGGCCGTAGCGCTGCGGACCCCGCTCCcgcgcgcacgcgcacgcgcacacgcacgcgcgcTGTCGCTCAGCCGCGCAGGAGCCCGGTGCTGAGGAGAAAGCCTGAGGGGACCCGCGCTTCGCAGGACGGCCCGCAGAGCCCAGCCATCATGAGGTAAGGGCttctcctccccagctccctgtgGCCTTTGTTTCAGACCCGCGTATCTCCGCTGTTCCGTTTCCTCCGCGGCGCTGCGGCCCTTGAAGGGGCCGAGCTCCTGGAGCCCGGCCGCCTGGCCGCCCGGCGTCCGCGTTGGAGGACGCTCCCTGGGAGCCGCGCCCGGGTGCGGGGTGGCCGGAGGCGGGTCTGTCGAGGAGGGAGGCCGAG contains these protein-coding regions:
- the LOC116155805 gene encoding proline-rich protein HaeIII subfamily 1-like, producing MGRNQNNLSTYKGRDETRPRHEKGKMAGAGVCDAGAAAADIRPRSGCPHRPRGRRTQEPQGGDRPAGRVARPAGPTVPTFDAREDRDPPEGSPRPPSSTDPPPATPHPGAAPRERPPTRTPGGQAAGLQELGPFKGRSAAEETEQRRYAGLKQRPQGAGEEKPLPHDGWALRAVLRSAGPLRLSPQHRAPARLSDSARACARARARGSGVRSATAARGRSSLLKAGPPREKETGK